A genome region from Pseudorca crassidens isolate mPseCra1 chromosome 20, mPseCra1.hap1, whole genome shotgun sequence includes the following:
- the CCER2 gene encoding coiled-coil domain-containing glutamate-rich protein 2 — MQRREPTVPLLLLLLPPLLALLLGAATAAPLAPRPSKEELTRCLAEVVTEVLMLGQAKRGPCMALLHKEMCETESCGCGSTEKKGLLVGDFKKPEAGKTRSSQEVRDEEAEAAERTHKAEVREQAIRGQLHGQLRQEDHRKEEEKERGPVETIEGPWKRVAEQTSDEGTAQFEAEEKGVQVLGRGHSLWPGAEAGGERHEDRHHLHQAEAEPKQEKRKASDREEHDVERLEHTRDELKKATEMLGEELRRAG; from the exons ATGCAGCGCCGCGAGCCCACCGTGCCgctcttgctgctgctgctgcctcctCTGCTGGCGCTGCTGCTCGGGGCGG CCACCGCGGCTCCCCTGGCACCGCGACCCTCCAAGGAGGAG CTGACCCGCTGTCTGGCAGAGGTGGTCACAGAAGTGCTGATGCTGGGCCAGGCCAAGCGAGGCCCCTGCATGGCTCTGCTCCACAAAG AAATGTGTGAGACAGAGTCCTGCGGCTGTGGGTCCACTGAAAAGAAAGGCCTCCTGGTTGGGGATTTTAAAAAGCCAGAGGCTGGGAAGACAAGGTCCAGCCAGGAGGTGAGGGACGAGGAAGCGGAGGCAGCAGAAAGGACCCACAAGGCCGAAGTGCGGGAACAGGCCATCCGCGGGCAGCTCCACGGCCAGCTGCGCCAGGAGGACcacagaaaggaggaggaaaaggagagggggCCCGTGGAGACCATTGAGGGCCCGTGGAAGCGGGTGGCAGAGCAGACCAGCGATGAGGGGACGGCCCAGTTTGAGGCAGAGGAGAAGGGGGTGCAGGTGCTGGGCAGGGGCCACAGCCTGTGGCCGGGGGCTGAGGCGGGTGGAGAGAGGCACGAGGACCGCCACCACCTCCACCAGGCAGAAGCTGAGCCCAagcaggagaagagaaaggcTTCGGACAGGGAG GAGCATGACGTGGAACGGCTGGAGCACACGAGAGATGAGCTGAAGAAGGCGACGGAGATGCTGGGAGAGGAGCTCAGGAGGGCGGGCTGA
- the SARS2 gene encoding serine--tRNA ligase, mitochondrial, whose product MAASIMRRLWPLVAARGLRLREGCVCNQSPRRSFATERRDRNLLYEHAREGYSALPQLDMEPLCAYPEEAARALELRKGELRSEDLPAIISTWQELRQQREQIRSLEEEKGAVAEAVQALLVNQDHNQVQQDPQYQSLRARGREIRKQLMLLYPKEAQLEEQFYLRALRLPNQTHPDVPVGDESQARVLHVVGDKPAFSFQPRGHLEIAEKLDIIRQKRLSHVSGHRSYYLRGAGALLQHGLVNFTLNKLIHRGFTPMTVPDLLRGAVFEGCGMTPNAKPSQIYNIDPSRFEDLNLAGTAEVGLAGYFMDHSVAFRDLPIRMVCSSTCYRAETDTGKEPWGLYRVHHFTKVEMFGVTGPGLEQSSQLLEEFLSLQMEILTELGLHFRVLDMPTQELGLPAYRKFDIEAWMPGRGRFGEVTSASNCTDFQSRRLHVMVQTEAGELQFAHTVNATACAVPRLLIALLESNQQKDGSVLVPPVLQPYLSTDRITTPTHVPLQYIGPNQPQKPRLPGQPASS is encoded by the exons ATGGCTGCGTCCATAATGCGGCGCTTGTGGCCTCTGGTGGCTGCTCGGGGCTTGCGGCTCCGGGAAGGCTGCGTTTGCAACCAGAGCCCAAGGAGAAGTTTCGCTACGGAGAGACGAGACCGGAACCTCCTGTACGAGCACGCGCGTGAGGGCTACAGCGCGCTCCCTCAGCTGGACATGGAGCCGCTGTGCGCATACCCGGAAGAGGCCGCGCGCGCCCTGGAGCTCCGCAAGGGGGAGCTGCGGTCGGAGGATCTGCCCGCGATC ATCTCAACATGGCAGGAGCTGAGGCAGCAGCGGGAGCAGATCCGGagcctggaggaggagaagggggccgTGGCTGAGGCAGTGCAGGCCCTGCTG GTAAACCAGGACCACAATCAAGTGCAGCAG gaCCCCCAGTATCAGAGTCTGCGGGCACGTGGCCGGGAGATCCGGAAGCAACTCATGCTCCTGTACCCCAAGGAGGCCCAACTCGAGGAGCAGTTCTACCTGCGGGCGCTGAGGCTGCCCAACCAGACCCACCCAGACGTG CCCGTCGGGGACGAAAGCCAGGCCCGAGTGCTCCATGTGGTTGGAGACAAGCCAG CTTTCTCCTTCCAACCCCGGGGCCACCTGGAAATAGCTGAGAAACTCGACATCATCCGTCAGAA GCGTCTGTCCCACGTGTCTGGCCACCGCTCCTATTACCTGCGTGGGGCTGGGGCCCTCCTGCAGCACGGCCTGGTCAACTTCACACTCAACAAGCTCATCCACCGG GGCTTCACCCCCATGACGGTGCCAGACCTTCTCCGAGGAGCTGTGTTT GAAGGCTGTGGGATGACACCAAATGCCAAACCATCCCAAATTTACAACATCGACCCCTCGCGCTTTGAAGACCTCAACCTGGCCGGGACAGCAGAGGTGGGACTTGCAG gcTACTTCATGGACCACTCTGTGGCCTTCAGGGATCTGCCAATCAG GATGGTTTGTTCCAGTACCTGCTACCGGGCGGAAACAGACACGGGGAAGGAGCCGTGGGGGCTGTATCGAGTGCACCACTTCACCAAG gTGGAGATGTTTGGGGTGACAGGCCCTGGGCTGGAGCAGAGCTCGCAGCTGCTGGAGGAGTTCCTGTCCCTTCAGATGGAGATCTTGACAGAGCTGGGCTTGCACTTCCG GGTCCTGGACATGCCCACCCAGGAGCTGGGCCTGCCCGCCTACCGCAAGTTTGACATCGAGGCCTGGATGCCGGGCCGAGGCCGCTTTGGCGAG gTCACCAGTGCTTCCAACTGCACGGACTTCCAGAGCCGCCGCCTCCACGTCATGGTCCAGACGGAGGCCGGGGAGCTGCAGTTCGCCCACACG GTGAACGCCACAGCCTGTGCTGTCCCCCGCCTCCTCATTGCGCTCCTGGAGAGCAATCAGCAAAAG GACGGCTCGGTGCTCGTGCCCCCTGTCCTCCAGCCCTACCTCAGCACCGATCGGATCACGACCCCCACCCACGTGCCTCTCCAGTACATCGGCCCCAACCAGCCCCAGAAGCCCAGGCTCCCGGGCCAGCCTGCCTCGAGCTGA